In Nitrobacteraceae bacterium AZCC 1564, the following proteins share a genomic window:
- a CDS encoding branched-chain amino acid transport system ATP-binding protein (product_source=KO:K01995; cath_funfam=3.40.50.300; cog=COG0411; ko=KO:K01995; pfam=PF00005,PF12399; smart=SM00382; superfamily=52540): MAYALEVRGVSLRFGGVRALTDVNFAVKEGELFSIIGPNGAGKTSIVNCVSGRYTPTEGRLFYQGRDITGLKPNDRAALGIGRTFQNLALFHHMTVLDNIMVGRHHLLKNNFVTGSLYWLTGARREELEHRRKVEEIIDFLDLQSVRKAVAGTLSYGLRKRVELARAMALEPKLILLDEPMAGMNFEEKEDMARYIVDLNEEYGMTVMMIEHDMGVVMDISHRITVLDFGRKIAEGLPADVLSDPHVRRAYLGEEDDMPGDSDDTPPIAEATA; encoded by the coding sequence GTGGCATACGCACTTGAGGTGCGAGGCGTCTCATTGCGGTTTGGCGGCGTACGCGCGCTGACCGACGTCAATTTCGCCGTCAAGGAAGGCGAATTGTTTTCGATCATCGGCCCCAACGGCGCCGGTAAGACCTCGATCGTGAATTGTGTGTCGGGCCGTTATACGCCGACCGAAGGACGATTGTTTTATCAAGGCCGCGACATCACCGGTCTCAAGCCTAATGACCGAGCAGCGCTTGGGATAGGCCGCACTTTCCAGAATCTGGCGTTGTTTCATCACATGACGGTGCTCGACAACATCATGGTCGGGCGTCACCATTTGCTGAAGAACAACTTCGTCACGGGATCGCTGTACTGGCTGACCGGCGCACGCCGCGAAGAACTCGAACACCGTCGCAAGGTGGAAGAAATCATCGACTTTCTCGACTTGCAGTCGGTCCGCAAAGCCGTTGCGGGCACCCTCTCCTATGGCCTGCGCAAACGCGTCGAACTTGCGCGCGCCATGGCGCTGGAGCCGAAACTTATTCTCCTCGACGAGCCGATGGCCGGCATGAACTTCGAGGAGAAGGAGGACATGGCCCGCTACATCGTCGATCTCAACGAAGAATACGGGATGACGGTGATGATGATCGAGCACGATATGGGCGTCGTGATGGACATCTCTCACCGCATCACCGTGCTGGACTTCGGGCGCAAGATCGCTGAAGGGCTTCCCGCCGACGTCCTATCCGATCCCCACGTCCGCCGCGCCTATCTCGGCGAAGAAGACGATATGCCAGGCGATTCCGATGACACACCGCCTATTGCGGAGGCCACCGCATGA
- a CDS encoding long-chain acyl-CoA synthetase (product_source=KO:K01897; cath_funfam=2.30.38.10,3.30.300.30,3.40.50.980; cog=COG1022; ko=KO:K01897; pfam=PF00501; superfamily=56801), translating to MMDYAGRVAQADTYPKLLRLNAKEHGHEIALREKDFGLWRLFTWDDYQNRVRDFTLGMVEIGIGRGDVIGIIGDNRPDWISAEIATHAVGGMSLGMYRESLGEEVMYLLSYGETKLVFAEDEEQVDKLLELGDRVPHLRHIVYSDPRGMRKYDDPRLISADKLAEMGRERAAREPNLYDQLVDATNGEDVAVLCTTSGTTSNPKLAMLAAGRVLRHCATYLSFDPKGPDDEYVSVLPLPWIMEQVYALGKGLLSRMKVNFVEQPDTMMNDFREIAPTFVLFAPRIWEAIAADVRARVMDSSPLKQRLYDIGMKSGLAALDEGKRSMVAETLLFRALRDRLGFTRLRSAATGGAALGPDTFRFFRAMGVPLRTLYGQTETLGAFTLHKADEVDPDTTGVSMAETIEIEIREPDANGIGEIVVRHANMFLGYYKNEAATVADLRDGWMHSGDAGYFNKAKQLVVIDRIKDLAQTSRGDRFSPQYIENKLKFSPYVAEAVVLGDGRDYLAAMVCIRFSIVSKWAEKNRISFTTYTDLSSRPEVYDLLRKEVEAVNATLPPAQRIAKFLLLYKELDADDGELTRTRKVRRSVINEKYADIIDAIYGDQPDIDIDTVIRFQDGTTQRVRTTLPVVDLRGQTSAQAAE from the coding sequence ATGATGGATTATGCGGGCCGTGTAGCGCAGGCTGATACGTATCCAAAACTGTTGCGGCTGAACGCGAAGGAGCACGGCCACGAGATCGCGCTGCGCGAAAAAGACTTCGGACTGTGGCGTCTCTTCACCTGGGATGATTATCAGAACCGCGTTCGCGACTTCACACTCGGCATGGTCGAGATCGGAATTGGCCGCGGCGATGTGATCGGCATCATCGGCGACAATCGGCCGGACTGGATTTCCGCCGAAATCGCAACCCACGCCGTCGGCGGTATGAGCCTCGGTATGTATCGCGAGTCGCTCGGCGAGGAGGTCATGTATCTCCTCTCCTACGGAGAGACCAAGCTGGTGTTCGCCGAGGACGAGGAACAGGTCGACAAGCTGCTTGAGCTCGGCGACCGGGTCCCGCATTTGCGCCACATCGTCTACTCCGATCCCCGTGGCATGCGGAAATATGACGATCCACGCCTGATCAGCGCCGACAAGCTTGCAGAAATGGGGCGCGAGCGCGCGGCGCGCGAACCTAACCTCTACGATCAACTTGTCGACGCGACCAATGGCGAAGACGTCGCAGTTCTCTGCACTACCTCTGGGACAACGTCGAACCCGAAGCTCGCGATGCTCGCGGCCGGTCGCGTCCTACGTCACTGCGCAACGTATCTCAGCTTCGATCCCAAGGGCCCTGACGACGAATACGTCTCGGTGCTGCCGCTCCCATGGATCATGGAGCAGGTCTACGCCCTCGGCAAAGGCTTGCTCAGCCGGATGAAGGTGAACTTCGTCGAGCAGCCCGACACCATGATGAACGACTTTCGCGAAATCGCGCCGACCTTCGTGCTGTTTGCGCCCCGTATCTGGGAAGCCATTGCCGCGGACGTCCGCGCACGGGTGATGGACTCATCCCCATTGAAGCAGAGGCTATACGACATCGGCATGAAGTCCGGCCTTGCCGCGCTTGATGAAGGCAAACGGTCCATGGTCGCCGAAACGCTCCTGTTTCGTGCATTGCGCGACCGGCTCGGCTTTACGCGGCTGCGCTCGGCGGCCACCGGCGGTGCCGCACTCGGACCTGACACGTTTCGGTTTTTCCGCGCCATGGGTGTGCCACTGCGCACGCTCTATGGTCAGACCGAAACGCTGGGCGCGTTCACGCTCCACAAGGCAGACGAAGTCGATCCAGACACCACCGGTGTATCGATGGCCGAGACCATCGAAATCGAGATTAGAGAGCCGGATGCAAACGGTATCGGCGAAATCGTCGTCCGCCATGCCAATATGTTCCTCGGCTACTACAAAAACGAAGCTGCAACCGTGGCCGACCTGCGCGATGGCTGGATGCATTCGGGCGACGCAGGTTACTTTAACAAGGCGAAGCAGCTTGTTGTCATCGACCGCATTAAGGACCTTGCGCAAACGTCCCGCGGCGACCGCTTCTCGCCCCAATACATCGAGAACAAGTTGAAGTTCTCACCCTATGTCGCCGAGGCCGTGGTGTTGGGCGATGGACGCGACTATCTCGCCGCCATGGTCTGCATTCGCTTCTCCATTGTCTCTAAGTGGGCCGAGAAAAACCGGATATCCTTCACCACTTACACCGACCTCTCTTCCCGGCCGGAGGTTTACGACCTGCTGCGTAAAGAAGTCGAAGCGGTCAATGCCACATTGCCGCCTGCGCAACGCATCGCCAAGTTCCTGCTGCTCTACAAGGAGCTCGATGCCGATGACGGCGAATTGACGCGTACCCGCAAAGTTCGTCGCAGCGTCATCAACGAGAAGTACGCCGATATCATCGATGCTATCTATGGCGATCAGCCCGATATCGACATCGACACCGTGATCCGCTTCCAGGATGGCACGACGCAACGCGTCCGCACCACCCTCCCGGTCGTCGATCTCAGAGGGCAAACATCAGCCCAGGCCGCGGAATGA
- a CDS encoding branched-chain amino acid transport system permease protein (product_source=KO:K01997; cog=COG0559; ko=KO:K01997; pfam=PF02653; transmembrane_helix_parts=Inside_1_8,TMhelix_9_31,Outside_32_34,TMhelix_35_57,Inside_58_63,TMhelix_64_86,Outside_87_95,TMhelix_96_118,Inside_119_138,TMhelix_139_161,Outside_162_190,TMhelix_191_213,Inside_214_225,TMhelix_226_248,Outside_249_267,TMhelix_268_290,Inside_291_297) has protein sequence MNTQLLIQLLINGLVVGTLYGVVAMSFVLIYKATQVVNFAQGELLLIGAWVCWWLLTKYQVPFWIGMPITLVFMFVFGIAIQLVILRPMVGEPIISVIMVTIALSTVFSALMKWMFGVNLQPFPRIFDTQLVNIFGLQVQTVYILSLAVSLAMMVGMAWFFRVSKYGLAMRATAFNQQVAQSLGISVKSVFAMAWAISATVSAVAGVVVAVVNGVSAGLAAYGIKVFPAAILGGLDSVGGAVLGGIIIGLLENVAHFVDSEYLHWGNLFEIAPFYALIIILMIKPYGLFGTKDIERI, from the coding sequence ATGAACACCCAACTTCTGATCCAGCTCCTGATCAATGGGCTCGTCGTCGGCACGCTGTATGGCGTGGTCGCGATGTCGTTTGTGCTCATCTACAAAGCCACCCAGGTGGTCAATTTCGCCCAAGGCGAGCTTCTGCTGATCGGCGCGTGGGTGTGCTGGTGGCTGCTGACGAAATACCAGGTTCCTTTCTGGATCGGGATGCCGATCACGCTAGTTTTCATGTTCGTATTCGGCATTGCTATTCAGCTCGTGATTCTGCGCCCCATGGTCGGAGAGCCGATCATCTCCGTGATTATGGTCACGATTGCGCTGTCCACCGTGTTCTCGGCGCTGATGAAATGGATGTTCGGCGTCAATCTACAGCCCTTTCCACGCATCTTCGACACGCAGCTCGTCAACATCTTCGGACTGCAGGTTCAGACCGTCTATATCCTCAGCCTTGCGGTGTCGCTGGCGATGATGGTCGGCATGGCCTGGTTCTTCCGCGTCTCCAAGTATGGTCTCGCCATGCGTGCCACCGCGTTCAATCAGCAGGTAGCACAATCCCTCGGTATTTCCGTGAAAAGCGTCTTCGCCATGGCCTGGGCCATATCGGCGACTGTATCAGCCGTTGCCGGCGTGGTCGTAGCCGTCGTCAATGGCGTCTCGGCGGGGCTCGCCGCTTACGGCATCAAGGTCTTTCCGGCTGCCATTCTAGGCGGCTTAGACAGCGTCGGCGGTGCAGTCCTCGGTGGCATCATTATCGGACTGCTCGAAAACGTCGCCCACTTCGTCGACAGCGAATATCTGCACTGGGGCAATCTGTTCGAGATCGCCCCTTTCTATGCATTGATTATCATCCTGATGATCAAGCCTTACGGCCTGTTCGGCACCAAAGATATCGAGCGGATCTAA
- a CDS encoding branched-chain amino acid transport system ATP-binding protein (product_source=KO:K01996; cath_funfam=3.40.50.300; cog=COG0410; ko=KO:K01996; pfam=PF00005; smart=SM00382; superfamily=52540), whose protein sequence is MLEVQDLHAYYGKSHILQGVDMHIGAGEVVSLLGRNGVGRSTTVKAIMGEVPPHGSIKFKGKDIAGMPSYKIAHLGLGYVPEHRDIFPSLTVRQNLMLGIKDPKHPGKWRLDDMLEMFPNLKARADTAAGVLSGGEKQMLTICRTLMGDPGLVMIDEPTEGLAPLIVQQVGDLIAEIARRGLAILLVEQKLSIAMRISHRLYVMGHGRIVFEGTPADLKANQAIRKEWLEV, encoded by the coding sequence ATGTTGGAGGTTCAAGATCTGCACGCCTACTACGGCAAGAGCCATATTCTCCAGGGCGTGGACATGCATATCGGCGCGGGCGAAGTGGTCAGCCTGCTAGGCCGCAACGGCGTCGGCCGCTCCACCACCGTCAAAGCCATCATGGGCGAAGTGCCGCCACATGGCTCGATCAAGTTCAAGGGCAAAGACATTGCCGGGATGCCGAGCTACAAGATCGCGCATCTCGGTCTCGGCTATGTCCCCGAACACCGCGACATCTTCCCTAGCCTAACTGTGCGGCAGAACTTGATGCTTGGCATCAAGGATCCCAAACATCCAGGAAAATGGCGTCTCGACGACATGCTGGAAATGTTTCCGAACCTGAAGGCCCGCGCCGACACCGCGGCCGGCGTCCTCTCCGGCGGCGAAAAGCAGATGCTGACAATTTGCCGCACTCTGATGGGCGATCCGGGACTCGTGATGATTGACGAGCCGACCGAAGGGTTGGCCCCTCTGATCGTTCAGCAGGTCGGCGACCTGATCGCGGAGATTGCGCGGCGCGGCTTGGCAATTTTGTTGGTTGAGCAAAAGCTGTCGATTGCTATGCGGATTTCACATCGCCTTTACGTGATGGGCCACGGCCGCATCGTCTTCGAGGGAACTCCAGCCGATCTGAAGGCCAATCAGGCCATTCGCAAGGAGTGGCTCGAAGTCTGA
- a CDS encoding branched-chain amino acid transport system ATP-binding protein (product_source=KO:K01995; cath_funfam=3.40.50.300; cog=COG0411; ko=KO:K01995; pfam=PF00005,PF12399; smart=SM00382; superfamily=52540), translated as MTNAIEIRDVQKSFGITKVIRDLNLQVAQGERHALIGPNGAGKSTTFNLISGYMKPTSGSVLLRGEVISDLPPYQINRRGLSRSFQVTNVFAKMTVWENIRCAVLWATGHRYAFWKNVDRLPEVRERTAQILQDINLVSRRDVPAGLLTYAEQRALEIGITIAGGADVILLDEPTAGMSHAETERAVALIRRLTEGRTLLIVEHDMSVVFGLADRISVLVYGNIIASGTPEEIRNNPKVREAYLGEEAA; from the coding sequence ATGACCAACGCCATCGAAATCCGCGACGTCCAGAAGAGCTTTGGCATCACCAAAGTCATTCGCGACCTCAATCTCCAGGTCGCGCAAGGCGAACGGCACGCGCTCATCGGCCCGAACGGCGCCGGCAAATCGACGACATTCAACCTGATCAGCGGCTACATGAAGCCGACATCCGGCAGCGTGTTGCTGCGGGGAGAAGTGATCTCCGATCTGCCGCCCTATCAGATCAACCGCCGTGGCCTGTCCCGCAGTTTCCAAGTGACCAACGTCTTCGCCAAGATGACAGTATGGGAAAACATCCGCTGCGCGGTTCTGTGGGCCACCGGCCATCGTTACGCGTTCTGGAAGAACGTTGACCGGCTTCCAGAGGTGCGCGAACGCACCGCGCAGATTCTGCAGGACATCAATCTCGTCTCACGGCGTGACGTTCCGGCTGGCCTGCTGACCTATGCCGAACAGCGGGCGCTGGAGATCGGCATCACCATCGCCGGCGGCGCCGATGTCATCCTGCTCGACGAGCCGACAGCCGGCATGAGCCACGCCGAAACAGAGCGCGCGGTCGCGCTCATTCGCCGCCTGACTGAGGGGCGCACCCTGCTCATCGTCGAACACGACATGAGCGTGGTGTTCGGATTGGCTGACCGCATCTCTGTGTTGGTCTACGGCAACATCATAGCATCGGGAACGCCCGAGGAGATCCGCAACAATCCGAAAGTCAGGGAAGCGTATCTCGGTGAGGAGGCCGCCTGA